From the Carassius gibelio isolate Cgi1373 ecotype wild population from Czech Republic chromosome B25, carGib1.2-hapl.c, whole genome shotgun sequence genome, one window contains:
- the rxfp3.3b gene encoding relaxin-3 receptor 1 → MQALHRPGLHRTPDAELWLDRMADLQNQSSANGTELSRFSNTEDINLPADGTLGLRVMISIVYSVVCAVGLVGNLLVFFLMKVRQGRKKSTINYFIMNLAVTDFQFVLTLPFWAVDTALDFTWPFGHVMCKVVVTVTVMNVYASVFFLTAMSVTRYWSVASALKDRTRNKRCSVKLVSALLWLLATVATVPTAIFSTVRSINGVKLCLLRFPNGQHWHALYHLQKILVAFVFPMLITVVCYLLLLRLIRLRSMNNNLPKRRSRVTKSVTIVVLSFFICWLPNHAITFWGVLVKFNVIHWDKVYYTLHTYVFPVTICLAHSNSCLNPVLYCLMRREFRKMLKDFFWRISSPAIANSCQIRPFSGTAKEHDDSHVAIPLNVMETEEYRLSVVNGQTDALPSTDCAVKR, encoded by the coding sequence ATGCAAGCCCTCCACAGACCCGGGCTGCACCGGACACCAGACGCAGAGCTTTGGCTGGACCGGATGGCGGACCTCCAGAACCAGAGCTCCGCGAACGGCACCGAGCTCAGCCGCTTCAGCAACACGGAGGACATCAACCTGCCCGCGGACGGCACGCTGGGGCTGCGCGTCATGATCTCCATCGTGTACTCAGTGGTGTGCGCGGTGGGTCTGGTGGGCAACCTGCTGGTCTTCTTCCTCATGAAAGTCCGGCAGGGGAGGAAGAAGTCCACGATTAACTACTTCATCATGAACCTGGCGGTCACGGACTTCCAGTTCGTCCTCACGCTGCCCTTCTGGGCCGTGGACACGGCGCTGGACTTCACCTGGCCGTTTGGACACGTCATGTGCAAGGTGGTGGTCACGGTGACCGTGATGAACGTGTACGCGAGCGTCTTCTTCCTCACCGCGATGAGCGTGACGCGCTACTGGTCTGTCGCGTCCGCGCTCAAGGACCGCACGCGCAACAAGCGCTGCTCTGTGAAGCTGGTGAGCGCGCTCCTGTGGCTCCTCGCCACCGTTGCGACGGTCCCCACGGCGATCTTCTCCACGGTGAGATCGATTAACGGCGTCAAGCTGTGCCTCCTGCGTTTCCCCAACGGCCAGCACTGGCACGCGCTCTATCACCTGCAGAAGATCCTGGTGGCGTTCGTGTTCCCGATGCTCATCACAGTCGTGTGTTACCTTCTCCTCCTGCGCCTCATTCGCCTGCGGAGCATGAACAACAACCTCCCCAAGCGCAGGTCCAGAGTCACCAAGTCCGTCACGATCGTGGTCCTGTCCTTCTTCATTTGCTGGCTGCCAAACCACGCCATCACCTTCTGGGGAGTCCTGGTCAAGTTTAACGTGATCCACTGGGATAAAGTTTACTACACGCTCCACACGTACGTGTTCCCGGTCACCATTTGCCTGGCGCACTCGAACAGCTGCTTGAACCCGGTCTTGTATTGCCTCATGCGCAGGGAGTTTAGGAAAATGCTCAAGGACTTCTTCTGGAGGATTTCGTCGCCCGCGATCGCCAACAGCTGTCAGATCCGCCCGTTCTCGGGAACCGCGAAGGAGCACGACGACAGCCACGTGGCGATTCCTCTGAACGTGATGGAGACCGAGGAGTACAGACTGTCGGTGGTGAACGGGCAAACGGACGCGTTACCGTCCACGGACTGCGCGGTGAAGAGATAG
- the calml4b gene encoding calmodulin-like protein 4, producing the protein MCTKHENKYKTDLLTVMRSLGCCPTLQELDRHLLTHNIDKSGELDFSTFLSVMHAQIQQEKPRDEILRAVRFMDTSKRGFVTASELRARLTGFGKPLTDQEVDELLSEAGVTDDGQINDEGFKKMVTFLTS; encoded by the exons ATGTGTACTAAACATGAGAATAAATACAAGACAGATCTGCTGACGGTCATGAGATCTCTGGGCTGCTGTCCGACCCTGCAAGAGCTCGACAGACACTTGCTGACCCATAACATCG ATAAGAGCGGCGAGTTGGACTTCTCCACGTTTCTCAGCGTGATGCATGCACAGATCCAGCAGGAGAAGCCACGGGACGAGATCCTGCGAGCCGTGAGGTTCATGGACACGAGCAAACGAGGCTTTGTCACAGCGTCAGAGCTCAGGGCCAGACTGACAGGCTTCGGAAAGCCACTCACGGATCAGGAAG TGGACGAGCTGCTGAGTGAAGCCGGCGTGACCGATGACGGCCAAATTAACGACGAGGGTTTTAAGAAAATGGTGACATTTCTGACCAGCTGA
- the cln6b gene encoding ceroid-lipofuscinosis neuronal protein 6 homolog — MRKRQNCAMHAAFLTRLGSRETDPGLRTAQFHMDLWSYFTLQNWLLDFSRPLAVLFCPLEWFPLNKPSPSDYFHLLYNITTPFLLLKLIERSPKTLPRSAVYLCIITFVMGSSMHLVGESINHRLLLSGYQLHLSIRENPIIKSLTPHTLIDSFELLQYYDESLGHCMWYVPLFLVQFLYFTGCFTIVKAEQTMPISAWLLLGPSGLYYWYLVTEGQFFIPFIFTFFAMMATVVHQKRKGFLPDGNGLFLLYSFSLSLVLMSVWVACLWNDKVLRRKYPGVMYIPEPWAIYTLHLREKQTDPSLHDTVQDTHCRSV; from the exons ACTCGGCTCGAGGGAGACGGACCCGGGTCTGAGGACAGCTCAGTTCCACATGGACCTCTGGTCTTATTTCACCCTCCAGAACTGGCTGCTGGACTTCAGCCGGCCTTTAGCCGTG CTCTTTTGTCCTTTGGAGTGGTTTCCTTTGAACAAACCCAGTCCCAGTGACTATTTCCACCTACTGTACAACATCACAACACCCTTCCTGCTGCTCAAG CTCATAGAACGAAGCCCGAAGACGCTGCCTCGCTCCGCTGTCTACCTGTGCATCATCACGTTTGTGATGGGCTCCAGCATGCACCTGGTGGGAGAGTCCATCAACCACCGGCTCCTGCTCAGTGGATACCAGCTGCACCTGAGCATCAGAGAAAACCCCATCATCAAGAGCCTCACTCCACACACTCTG ATTGACTCGTTTGAGTTGTTGCAGTATTATGATGAAAGTCTGGGTCATTGCATGTG GTATGTCCCTCTGTTTCTCGTCCAGTTCCTGTATTTCACTGGCTGTTTCACTATTGTCAAAGCAGAGCAGACGATGCCCATCTCCGCTTGGCTTCTGCTGGGTCCTAGTGGCCTTTACTACTG GTATCTCGTGACAGAAGGACAGTTCTTCATCCCGTTCATTTTCACTTTCTTTGCCATGATGGCTACAGTCGTGCACCAGAAGCGCAAAGGTTTTCTGCCGGACGGTAACGGACTCTTCCTGCTCTACAGCTTTTCTCTGTCTCTTGTGTTAATGAGCGTCTGGGTGGCCTGTCTGTGGAACGACAAGGTGTTACGCAGGAAATATCCAGGAGTGATGTATATACCAGAGCCGTGGGCCATTTACACACTGCACCTCAGAGAAAAACAGACTGACCCTTCACTCCACGACACAGTCCAAGACACTCACTGCAGATCAGTGTGA